The following are from one region of the Streptomyces rubrogriseus genome:
- a CDS encoding zinc-dependent alcohol dehydrogenase has product MARMARAFWLEAPGRGAIREVELPVPGADEVLVRALFSGVSRGTETLVFGGRVPENQYTAMRAPFQEGDFPGPVKYGYLNVGVVEEGPERLVGRTVFCLHPHQTRYVVPAAAVTPVPPSVPAGRAVLAGTVETAVNALWDAAPLVGDRVSVVGGGMVGCSVVALLARFPGVRVELVDTDPARAEVAEALGAGFASPGEAVGDRDLVVHASATEAGLARSLELLRPEGTVVELSWYGDRRVALPLGEAFHSRRLTLRGSQVGTVSPARAATRTYADRLALALELLADPALDALVTGESAFAELPELMPRLASGEIPALCHRIRYDDEDTGTDARSGA; this is encoded by the coding sequence ATGGCACGCATGGCACGTGCGTTCTGGCTCGAAGCGCCGGGGCGGGGCGCGATCCGCGAGGTGGAGCTGCCGGTACCGGGCGCGGACGAGGTGCTCGTGCGCGCCCTCTTCAGCGGGGTCAGCCGTGGCACCGAGACCCTCGTCTTCGGCGGCCGGGTGCCGGAGAACCAGTACACGGCGATGCGCGCGCCGTTCCAGGAGGGCGATTTCCCCGGGCCGGTGAAGTACGGCTACCTCAACGTGGGTGTGGTGGAGGAGGGGCCGGAGCGTCTCGTCGGGCGCACCGTGTTCTGTCTCCACCCGCACCAGACCCGGTACGTCGTCCCCGCCGCGGCCGTGACGCCGGTACCGCCCTCGGTGCCCGCCGGGCGGGCCGTACTCGCCGGCACCGTCGAGACCGCCGTCAACGCCCTGTGGGACGCGGCGCCGCTGGTCGGCGACCGGGTCAGCGTGGTCGGCGGAGGCATGGTCGGCTGCTCGGTCGTCGCGCTGCTCGCCCGATTCCCGGGCGTCCGCGTCGAGTTGGTCGACACCGATCCGGCCCGCGCGGAGGTCGCCGAGGCGCTCGGCGCCGGTTTCGCCTCCCCGGGCGAGGCCGTCGGCGACCGCGATCTCGTCGTGCACGCCAGCGCGACGGAGGCGGGACTCGCCCGGTCGCTGGAACTGCTGCGGCCCGAGGGCACCGTCGTCGAGCTGAGCTGGTACGGCGACCGGCGCGTCGCCCTGCCGCTGGGCGAGGCCTTCCACTCCCGGCGCCTGACCCTGCGGGGCAGCCAGGTCGGCACCGTCTCCCCGGCCCGTGCCGCCACCCGCACCTACGCCGACCGGCTCGCCCTCGCCCTCGAACTGCTCGCCGACCCGGCGCTCGACGCGCTCGTCACCGGTGAGTCCGCCTTCGCCGAACTGCCGGAGCTGATGCCGCGGTTGGCATCCGGAGAGATCCCCGCACTGTGCCACCGGATCCGCTACGACGACGAGGACACCGGCACGGACGCCCGCAGCGGCGCCTGA
- a CDS encoding CDP-alcohol phosphatidyltransferase family protein has protein sequence MALINLNHTDDAYGACPARSVQQETAVGAGAQILLLALLGTAIGMGTAGWLTGLAFAFASWAVLSRALHRSRLPSFGPANRVTLGRATLVGGVTALVADSYRSAPPVSLLVGLTAVALILDGVDGKVARRTGTSTPLGARFDMEVDAFLILVLSVYVALDLGPWVLLIGGMRYVFVAAARVWPWLTAPLPPSTARKTVAALQGVLLLLAGAELLPHLGNAGVVAVALGLLVWSFGRDVRWLWRRSRVPATPATAVRELVAQ, from the coding sequence GTGGCCCTGATCAACCTGAACCACACGGACGACGCGTACGGCGCCTGTCCCGCGAGGTCCGTTCAGCAGGAGACGGCGGTCGGCGCGGGCGCGCAGATCCTGCTCCTGGCGCTGCTCGGCACCGCGATCGGCATGGGCACGGCGGGCTGGCTGACCGGCCTGGCGTTCGCGTTCGCGAGCTGGGCGGTGCTCTCCCGGGCCCTGCACCGCTCCCGGCTGCCGTCGTTCGGCCCGGCCAACCGGGTCACCCTCGGCCGGGCCACCCTGGTCGGCGGGGTCACCGCCCTGGTCGCGGACTCCTACCGCAGCGCGCCGCCCGTCTCCCTCCTGGTCGGCCTGACGGCCGTGGCCCTGATCCTGGACGGCGTGGACGGCAAGGTCGCCCGCCGCACCGGCACGTCGACACCGCTGGGCGCGCGCTTCGACATGGAGGTCGACGCGTTCCTCATCCTGGTGCTCAGCGTGTACGTCGCGCTGGATCTGGGCCCGTGGGTGCTGCTGATCGGCGGCATGCGGTACGTGTTCGTGGCCGCGGCGCGGGTGTGGCCGTGGCTGACGGCCCCGCTGCCGCCGAGCACGGCCCGCAAGACGGTGGCCGCGCTCCAGGGCGTCCTGCTGCTCCTGGCGGGCGCGGAGCTACTGCCGCACCTGGGGAACGCCGGGGTGGTGGCGGTGGCGCTGGGCCTGCTGGTGTGGTCGTTCGGCCGGGACGTGCGGTGGCTGTGGCGGCGGTCCCGGGTTCCCGCGACGCCTGCCACGGCAGTGCGGGAACTCGTCGCGCAGTGA
- a CDS encoding SDR family NAD(P)-dependent oxidoreductase, with protein MTAIDFSGQTTVVTGASSGIGAEFARELARRGSDLVLVARRLDRLEDLASELRARHGVRATAVRLDLSEPGAGRRLAADLAGRGIRVDGLVNNAGFGTSGTFHQEDPDRLTDEINVDVANLVDLTRAFIEPLRDSGRGVLVNVASAAAYAPSPGMAVYAACKAFVLSFTEALWYESRGTGLRVLSLAPGLTRTEFFDGLEGGAYQGSYQTPEQVVATAMRALDRGRRPSVQSGRLNALMVSLPRLFTRRRSVLISGRISARSSGSARSAGPVGAAA; from the coding sequence ATGACTGCAATCGACTTCTCCGGTCAGACCACGGTCGTCACCGGCGCCAGCTCCGGAATCGGCGCCGAGTTCGCCCGCGAACTGGCCCGCCGCGGCTCCGACCTCGTCCTCGTCGCACGGCGGCTCGACCGCCTGGAGGACCTCGCCTCCGAACTGCGGGCGCGGCACGGCGTACGCGCCACGGCGGTGCGGCTGGACCTGAGCGAGCCGGGGGCGGGGCGTCGGCTCGCCGCTGACCTGGCGGGGCGGGGCATCCGCGTCGACGGCCTGGTGAACAACGCCGGATTCGGCACCAGCGGCACCTTCCATCAGGAGGACCCCGACCGACTCACCGACGAGATCAACGTGGACGTGGCCAACCTCGTCGACCTCACCCGGGCGTTCATCGAGCCGCTCCGCGACTCCGGCCGTGGCGTGCTCGTCAACGTCGCGAGCGCGGCGGCCTACGCGCCCAGCCCCGGGATGGCGGTCTACGCCGCCTGCAAGGCCTTCGTGCTCAGCTTCACCGAGGCTCTGTGGTACGAGTCCCGCGGCACCGGGCTGCGGGTTCTCTCGCTGGCCCCGGGGCTCACCCGCACCGAGTTCTTCGACGGTCTGGAGGGCGGTGCCTACCAAGGCAGCTACCAGACCCCCGAGCAGGTGGTCGCGACCGCGATGCGCGCTCTGGACCGCGGACGGCGGCCGAGCGTGCAGTCGGGGCGTCTGAACGCCCTCATGGTCTCGTTGCCCCGTCTCTTCACCCGCCGCCGGTCCGTCCTGATCAGCGGGCGGATCTCGGCGCGGTCCTCGGGATCGGCGCGCTCCGCGGGGCCGGTGGGCGCGGCGGCCTAG
- a CDS encoding TetR/AcrR family transcriptional regulator — translation MADTPTLRERARRAARAEITATAVQLFAEQGFEATTIDQITSAVGISRRSFFHYFGSKEDLVLGDTQALGESVRAALEARPDDESAWTAIRAALLTIRPADKTPEEQLTLARIHHEAPSVRARHLEKHLRWQELLAPDIQRRLGLPPTAAPDPRALAFVAAALACVDAAVDAWYRSGGAEDPEHIFDEAVATLRR, via the coding sequence ATGGCCGACACCCCCACGCTTCGAGAGCGCGCGCGCCGCGCCGCGCGCGCGGAGATCACCGCCACCGCCGTGCAGCTCTTCGCGGAGCAGGGCTTCGAGGCGACGACGATCGACCAGATCACCAGTGCCGTGGGCATCTCGCGCCGCTCCTTCTTCCACTACTTCGGCAGCAAGGAGGACCTCGTCCTGGGCGACACCCAGGCGCTCGGCGAGTCGGTACGGGCCGCGCTGGAGGCCCGCCCGGACGACGAATCGGCCTGGACCGCCATCCGGGCGGCCCTCCTGACCATCCGTCCGGCGGACAAGACCCCGGAGGAGCAGCTCACCCTCGCCCGCATCCACCACGAGGCGCCCTCCGTGCGCGCCCGGCACCTGGAGAAGCACCTGCGCTGGCAGGAACTGCTCGCCCCGGACATCCAGCGCCGCCTGGGCCTGCCCCCGACGGCGGCCCCGGACCCCAGGGCACTTGCCTTCGTCGCCGCCGCTCTGGCCTGCGTCGACGCGGCCGTCGACGCGTGGTACCGCTCCGGCGGCGCGGAGGACCCCGAGCACATCTTCGACGAGGCGGTGGCGACGCTGCGCCGCTAG
- a CDS encoding MDR family MFS transporter, whose amino-acid sequence MTSTSAAGGRSGQAPGRRTAPFVALSPLLRLLILTQLAFNIGFFAVLPFLAEHLGQSVGMAGWLVGFVLGLRTFSQQGLFVVGGALADRYGIRPVVLAGCVLRIAGFAWLGFAERTWAVVGAVLLIGFAAALFSPAVESEVARQAVVWEEEGAGDRTRVLALFTVAGQAGAFVGPLLGALLLAVDFRTACLAGAGVFVLVLAGHAWLLPQRVPGRVRVRMKGGARLVLRNRRFLALCCAYGAYLLAYNQLYLALPAEVERAAGSQAPLAWLFALSSLLVVTAQLPVTRWAGERLARRRSMVAGLVLIAVGFAVVGLARPAGWTGTGGLLPAAGFVVLLTLGQMLVAPVARAWVPDLAEDGRLGLYTGALSSVSGIVVLAGSSATGLLLDTGLPVAVPWLVLAAVPLVAAATLPRWPHRGAGAAAPTPSTAGPVRS is encoded by the coding sequence ATGACCTCCACGTCCGCCGCCGGCGGGCGGTCCGGGCAGGCACCCGGCCGTCGTACCGCCCCGTTCGTCGCGCTCTCCCCGCTGCTCCGGCTGCTCATCCTCACCCAGCTCGCCTTCAACATCGGCTTCTTCGCCGTGCTGCCCTTCCTCGCCGAGCATCTGGGGCAGTCCGTCGGCATGGCGGGGTGGCTGGTCGGGTTCGTGCTCGGGCTGCGGACCTTCAGCCAGCAGGGGCTGTTCGTGGTCGGCGGGGCGCTCGCCGACCGGTACGGCATCCGGCCCGTCGTGCTGGCCGGGTGCGTGCTGCGGATCGCCGGGTTCGCGTGGCTCGGTTTCGCCGAGCGGACCTGGGCCGTCGTCGGTGCCGTACTGCTGATCGGGTTCGCCGCCGCGCTCTTCTCGCCGGCCGTCGAGTCCGAGGTCGCCCGGCAGGCCGTCGTGTGGGAGGAGGAAGGCGCCGGGGACCGGACGCGGGTCCTGGCGCTGTTCACCGTCGCCGGGCAGGCCGGTGCCTTCGTCGGGCCGCTGCTGGGGGCGCTGCTGCTCGCCGTCGACTTCCGTACGGCCTGCCTCGCCGGGGCCGGGGTCTTCGTGCTGGTCCTCGCCGGGCACGCATGGCTGCTGCCGCAGCGCGTTCCCGGCCGGGTCCGGGTCCGGATGAAGGGCGGGGCCCGGCTGGTACTGCGCAACCGGCGCTTCCTCGCGCTGTGCTGCGCCTACGGTGCCTACCTCCTCGCCTACAACCAGCTCTACCTGGCGCTGCCCGCCGAGGTGGAGCGGGCCGCCGGTTCGCAGGCGCCGCTGGCCTGGCTGTTCGCGCTGTCGTCGCTGCTGGTGGTGACCGCGCAGTTGCCGGTGACCCGGTGGGCGGGGGAGCGGCTGGCGCGGCGCCGGTCGATGGTGGCTGGGCTGGTGCTGATCGCCGTCGGGTTCGCGGTCGTCGGGCTTGCGCGGCCCGCGGGGTGGACGGGGACGGGTGGGCTGCTGCCCGCCGCCGGGTTCGTCGTCCTGCTCACCCTCGGGCAGATGCTCGTCGCGCCCGTCGCCCGCGCCTGGGTGCCGGACCTCGCCGAGGACGGGCGGCTCGGGCTGTACACCGGGGCGCTGTCCTCGGTCTCCGGGATCGTCGTGCTGGCCGGCAGCTCCGCGACCGGCCTGCTGCTGGACACCGGCCTGCCGGTCGCGGTGCCGTGGCTGGTGCTGGCCGCCGTACCGCTGGTGGCGGCGGCGACGCTGCCCCGGTGGCCGCACCGGGGTGCCGGGGCCGCCGCACCAACCCCCTCCACGGCGGGGCCGGTCCGGTCCTAG
- a CDS encoding ABC transporter permease subunit produces MLQRVAALAWRVVLAVGLVCGVGLLPWLTRTDPAYTVLKARSAEREPTPEVLADIRRQLGIDGGPLHVLTGWLGGLVRGDAGRSWISGANVLPDVTRALGVSLLLMGVALLVAGLTAGLICARTLRLGARRRLGGRRGGGSLSAVLASLPEFLVASVLATVVGVQLGWLPALGWYGPQWTLLPALALGLPAGAVLGRLLDDLLPGAFGEPWALAAAARGLTGRSIARQAVRRCVPALLPNLGLFVVGLTGGAVAVEQVFDIPGLGRTTLQAALAQDLPVLQAGTLALVLLAALATGATRVAARLLTGPALRDGALSSLHRPTPPAGGVLPVLYGALLLAVVGFGLARDPLALDTGQRLRAPSLDHPFGTDALGRDLLARVGHGALDTLFLATAISAAALLAGVLLGLVPRVSAPLVDTVNAVPPVLVALLVTAVAGSGAATPALAVGAVAWAPLAAHTSSLLRQERATLHITATKGLGAGPVHLLRHELLPAVVPPVLRHALLRLPGVALALASLGFLGLGAQPPSPEWGLLLAENQPYAERAPWAVLAPAAVLALLGALAVSAAGGLRRRPTRSSPRDTEAVERRSVAQTEQEPAGVGVR; encoded by the coding sequence GTGCTGCAGCGGGTGGCCGCCCTGGCCTGGCGGGTCGTGCTCGCGGTCGGGCTCGTGTGCGGGGTCGGGCTGCTGCCCTGGCTCACCCGCACCGACCCCGCGTACACCGTCCTCAAGGCGCGGTCCGCCGAGCGCGAGCCCACGCCCGAGGTGCTCGCCGACATCCGGCGGCAGCTCGGGATCGACGGTGGGCCCCTGCACGTCCTCACCGGCTGGCTGGGCGGGCTCGTGCGCGGGGACGCCGGGCGGTCGTGGATCTCCGGCGCGAACGTCCTGCCCGACGTCACGCGGGCGCTCGGGGTCTCGCTGCTGCTCATGGGTGTCGCGCTGCTCGTCGCCGGGCTCACCGCCGGGCTGATCTGCGCGCGCACCCTGCGGCTCGGCGCGCGGCGCCGGCTCGGCGGGCGGCGCGGGGGCGGGAGCCTGTCCGCCGTACTCGCCTCGCTGCCCGAGTTCCTCGTCGCCTCCGTGCTCGCCACCGTCGTCGGGGTGCAGCTGGGGTGGCTGCCCGCGCTGGGGTGGTACGGGCCGCAGTGGACGCTGCTGCCCGCGCTCGCCCTCGGGCTGCCCGCGGGCGCCGTGCTGGGGCGGCTGCTCGATGATCTGCTGCCCGGTGCCTTCGGAGAACCGTGGGCGCTGGCCGCCGCGGCCCGCGGGCTGACGGGGCGGTCCATCGCCCGCCAGGCCGTGCGGCGGTGCGTGCCCGCGCTGCTGCCCAACCTCGGACTGTTCGTCGTCGGGCTGACCGGTGGTGCCGTCGCCGTCGAGCAGGTCTTCGACATTCCCGGGCTCGGGCGCACCACCCTTCAGGCCGCTCTCGCTCAGGACCTGCCCGTCCTCCAGGCCGGGACCCTCGCCCTCGTCCTGCTCGCCGCGCTCGCGACCGGCGCCACCCGCGTCGCCGCCCGGCTGCTCACCGGGCCCGCGCTCCGCGACGGCGCGCTGTCCTCGCTGCACCGGCCCACCCCGCCCGCCGGGGGAGTGCTGCCGGTGCTCTACGGTGCCCTCCTGCTCGCCGTCGTCGGGTTCGGCCTCGCCCGTGATCCGCTCGCCCTCGACACGGGGCAGCGGCTGCGGGCCCCCTCCCTCGACCATCCCTTCGGCACCGACGCCCTCGGGCGCGACCTGCTCGCCCGGGTCGGCCACGGGGCACTGGACACGCTGTTCCTCGCCACCGCCATCAGTGCCGCCGCCCTCCTCGCGGGCGTACTGCTCGGGCTCGTGCCCCGGGTCTCCGCGCCCCTCGTCGACACCGTCAACGCCGTACCGCCGGTGCTCGTCGCGCTGCTCGTCACCGCCGTGGCCGGGAGCGGCGCGGCCACCCCCGCGCTCGCCGTGGGCGCCGTCGCCTGGGCGCCGCTCGCCGCGCACACCTCCTCCCTGCTGCGGCAGGAGCGCGCCACCCTGCACATCACCGCCACCAAGGGCCTGGGCGCGGGACCGGTCCATCTGCTGCGGCACGAGTTGCTGCCCGCCGTGGTGCCGCCCGTCCTCCGGCACGCCCTGCTGCGGCTGCCCGGTGTCGCCCTCGCCCTCGCCTCGCTCGGGTTCCTCGGACTCGGCGCCCAGCCGCCGTCCCCCGAGTGGGGGCTGCTCCTCGCCGAGAACCAGCCCTACGCCGAGCGTGCCCCCTGGGCCGTCCTCGCCCCCGCCGCCGTACTGGCCCTGCTCGGCGCGCTGGCCGTCAGCGCCGCGGGCGGGCTGCGCCGACGGCCCACCCGGTCGTCCCCTCGGGACACCGAGGCGGTCGAGCGGCGGTCAGTGGCGCAGACGGAGCAGGAACCTGCCGGAGTCGGAGTCCGGTGA
- a CDS encoding ABC transporter substrate-binding protein produces the protein MRSHRRPRLLAPFLLVPLMAGCFASGGGDDSASGDGGDGDGARLRVALAFPPAENLSPYGADATLLSRLGVTEGLTSLDANGSAAPALAESWRRDGDRIWEFSLRDATFQDGGEVTPAAVAASLTHATDAEPAPAALAGVTLSAEAGGDRIVRITTAEPDPVLPLRLSSPSLAILSKGAYGKSDRVDPVGHATGPFELTEVNGATSAALDRFDDYWGGRAQASGIDARFIADGTARANALRTGELDIAEAVPVAQAASLDEETRRDTATTRTTSLLLNASSGPFKDAGLRAAARGALDTSVFAKDVYEGYGDPGAGVYGPAVTWAEGKRTPPVGRAAAKKPGGDTIDLATYDNRPELPEVAQVVKQQLEKAGFTVKLTVREYSRLEADALDGKFDAFVLARNTLLDTGDPVAVLAGDYTCDGGFNIAQLCDKGVDRAVADAEQIADTAKRQDAAMAAEARIIGSDAVVPLVHQRIITGVADSVQGVVLDPYERALVGTGTRR, from the coding sequence ATGCGCTCCCACCGCCGCCCCCGGCTGCTCGCCCCGTTCCTGCTCGTGCCGCTGATGGCCGGCTGCTTCGCCTCCGGAGGGGGCGACGACTCCGCGTCCGGGGACGGTGGCGACGGTGACGGCGCCCGTCTCCGCGTCGCCCTCGCCTTCCCGCCCGCCGAGAACCTGTCCCCGTACGGCGCCGACGCCACCCTGCTCAGCCGGCTCGGGGTCACCGAGGGACTCACCTCGCTGGACGCCAACGGGTCCGCGGCGCCCGCGCTCGCCGAGTCCTGGCGGCGGGACGGGGACAGGATCTGGGAGTTCAGCCTCCGCGACGCCACGTTCCAGGACGGGGGTGAAGTGACCCCCGCCGCCGTGGCCGCGTCCCTCACGCACGCCACCGACGCCGAGCCCGCGCCCGCCGCCCTCGCCGGTGTCACCCTCAGCGCCGAGGCGGGCGGCGACCGGATCGTCCGCATCACCACGGCCGAGCCCGACCCCGTGCTGCCGCTGCGGCTCTCCAGCCCCAGCCTCGCGATCCTGTCCAAGGGCGCCTACGGCAAGAGCGACCGCGTCGACCCCGTCGGTCACGCCACCGGCCCCTTCGAGCTGACCGAGGTCAACGGCGCCACCTCCGCCGCCCTCGACCGCTTCGACGACTACTGGGGCGGCCGCGCGCAGGCCTCCGGCATCGACGCGCGCTTCATCGCCGACGGCACCGCCCGTGCCAACGCCCTGCGGACCGGGGAGCTGGACATCGCCGAGGCGGTTCCCGTCGCCCAGGCCGCCTCGCTGGACGAGGAGACCCGGCGCGACACCGCCACCACCCGGACCACCAGCCTGCTCCTCAACGCCTCCTCCGGGCCATTCAAGGACGCCGGACTGCGGGCCGCCGCCCGAGGCGCGCTCGACACCTCCGTGTTCGCCAAGGACGTGTACGAGGGGTACGGAGATCCCGGTGCCGGTGTCTACGGGCCCGCCGTGACCTGGGCGGAAGGCAAGCGCACCCCGCCCGTCGGACGTGCGGCGGCCAAGAAGCCCGGCGGCGACACCATCGACCTCGCCACCTACGACAACCGGCCCGAGCTGCCCGAGGTCGCCCAGGTCGTCAAGCAGCAGCTGGAGAAGGCCGGGTTCACCGTCAAGCTCACCGTGCGGGAGTACTCGCGGCTCGAAGCGGACGCGCTGGACGGGAAGTTCGACGCCTTCGTGCTTGCCCGCAACACGCTCCTCGACACCGGTGACCCCGTCGCCGTCCTCGCCGGCGACTACACCTGCGACGGCGGTTTCAACATCGCCCAGCTGTGCGACAAGGGCGTCGACCGTGCCGTCGCCGACGCCGAGCAGATCGCCGACACCGCGAAGCGCCAGGACGCCGCCATGGCCGCCGAGGCACGCATCATCGGCAGCGACGCCGTCGTGCCGCTCGTGCACCAGCGCATCATCACCGGCGTCGCCGACTCCGTACAGGGCGTCGTCCTCGACCCGTACGAGCGCGCGCTCGTCGGTACCGGCACCCGGCGCTGA
- a CDS encoding GNAT family N-acetyltransferase, with translation MRTTDYTIRTATPADVPSARAVMLDTVYRDFGTGYVPRWHGDVIDPAGAYLTPARHTLLVAVAADGEVVGTGALDSRGPAHPPNPVHVAERFPSGVTAQLRRVYVRPEHRRHGIARRLVDELLAFAVADGGYRAVYLHTDPAVTGAEPFWRSLAKVVHDEREDAGGGQGIVHFEVPMAGWRGAR, from the coding sequence GTGCGCACCACCGACTACACCATCAGGACCGCCACCCCCGCCGACGTGCCCTCCGCCCGAGCCGTCATGCTCGACACCGTCTACCGCGACTTCGGTACCGGGTACGTTCCGCGCTGGCACGGCGACGTCATCGACCCGGCCGGGGCCTACCTGACCCCCGCCCGGCACACCCTCCTCGTCGCTGTCGCCGCCGACGGCGAGGTCGTGGGCACCGGTGCTCTCGACTCCCGGGGGCCCGCGCACCCCCCGAACCCCGTGCACGTCGCCGAGCGGTTCCCCTCCGGGGTGACCGCGCAGTTGCGGCGGGTGTACGTGCGGCCCGAGCACCGGCGGCACGGGATCGCGCGTCGACTTGTCGATGAGTTGCTCGCTTTCGCCGTCGCCGACGGCGGGTATCGAGCCGTCTATCTGCACACAGACCCCGCCGTCACCGGGGCCGAGCCCTTCTGGCGGTCGTTGGCCAAGGTGGTGCACGACGAGCGGGAGGACGCCGGGGGCGGGCAGGGGATCGTGCACTTCGAGGTGCCCATGGCGGGATGGCGCGGGGCCAGGTAG
- a CDS encoding outer membrane protein assembly factor BamB family protein, protein MVRRDSGSEDRTPGAFGAPSRRRVLRLAGGGLALAALTAGTVGCDEDSVDVEDPGSTGGDEPKGGGKGSGDGGDGGDVGEKGQAPKPLWTKPTSAETYGDNDELVAAAGVVIASGSPLAALDAATGGQKWSLPGGAVPGAPLLLSEDTLYLASSDYDGSVIGYAPASGKETWRSRLGKEYRQPRPIAVDGEQVYVIAEILEEDGSSKTNVIAALNSTTGRVAWKEQRDAGTEQNGIHAAVRGRHLVYTDFKKNLTVRDTASGGQVWTHKTTKTNYGFFTVHQDLVIVPQGNVLQAFNLADGKEKWSLKASDGALFREPAALEDVLYVADSARTMWAVDPRSGKQLWKSEALAEAGLQVPRQYVKAGDTLYGATDLDKQGGIIAIDARTGAVRWTFNDKTGDYHAWLVATDGKHVFALHGKKLHALPV, encoded by the coding sequence ATGGTCAGGCGAGACAGCGGGTCGGAAGACAGAACACCTGGGGCTTTCGGTGCTCCTTCCCGGCGGCGTGTACTGCGCTTGGCCGGCGGCGGTCTCGCGCTGGCGGCGCTGACCGCCGGTACGGTCGGCTGCGACGAGGACTCCGTGGACGTAGAGGACCCGGGAAGCACCGGCGGTGACGAGCCGAAGGGCGGCGGCAAGGGCTCCGGCGACGGTGGTGACGGCGGCGACGTCGGCGAGAAGGGGCAGGCTCCGAAACCGCTGTGGACCAAGCCGACCTCGGCCGAGACCTACGGTGACAACGACGAGCTGGTGGCCGCGGCCGGCGTCGTGATCGCCAGCGGCAGCCCGCTCGCCGCCCTCGACGCCGCGACCGGCGGGCAGAAGTGGTCCCTGCCGGGCGGCGCGGTCCCCGGCGCGCCCCTGCTGCTCAGTGAGGACACCCTGTACCTGGCCAGCAGCGACTACGACGGCTCCGTCATCGGATACGCCCCGGCCTCCGGCAAGGAGACCTGGCGCAGCCGGCTGGGCAAGGAGTACCGGCAGCCGCGACCGATCGCGGTGGACGGGGAGCAGGTGTACGTCATCGCCGAGATCCTCGAGGAGGACGGGTCCTCCAAGACCAACGTCATCGCCGCCCTCAACAGCACCACGGGCAGGGTCGCCTGGAAGGAGCAGCGCGATGCCGGCACCGAGCAGAACGGCATCCACGCCGCCGTCCGGGGCCGCCACCTCGTCTACACCGACTTCAAGAAGAACCTCACCGTGCGCGACACCGCGAGCGGCGGGCAGGTGTGGACGCACAAGACGACCAAGACGAACTACGGCTTCTTCACGGTCCACCAGGATCTGGTCATCGTTCCCCAAGGGAACGTGCTCCAGGCCTTCAACCTGGCCGACGGCAAGGAGAAGTGGTCCCTGAAAGCGTCGGACGGTGCCCTCTTCCGGGAACCGGCCGCACTGGAGGACGTGCTCTACGTCGCCGACAGCGCCAGGACCATGTGGGCCGTGGACCCGCGCTCCGGCAAACAGCTCTGGAAGTCCGAAGCCCTCGCGGAGGCCGGGCTCCAGGTGCCGCGGCAGTACGTCAAGGCGGGCGACACCCTGTACGGCGCCACGGACCTGGACAAGCAGGGCGGCATCATCGCCATCGACGCGAGGACCGGCGCGGTGCGCTGGACGTTCAACGACAAGACAGGCGACTACCACGCCTGGCTGGTGGCAACCGACGGCAAACACGTCTTCGCCCTGCACGGCAAGAAGCTGCACGCGCTGCCGGTGTAG
- a CDS encoding MarR family winged helix-turn-helix transcriptional regulator: protein MTRSTLEAAVAANHELFMQTGDRIEAVLTEHGLTPATAQALWAIDPAQAPPSMKTLAGRLYCNAPNLSFVMNQLTDRGLVERSADPADRRSRVVALTEDGRRVRAAVIEATLALTPFARLGDEELRQLVDLLGKALAPAAEGA, encoded by the coding sequence ATGACGCGAAGCACCCTCGAGGCGGCGGTGGCGGCCAACCACGAGCTCTTCATGCAGACCGGCGACCGGATCGAGGCCGTCCTGACGGAGCACGGCCTGACCCCCGCGACCGCTCAGGCTCTGTGGGCCATCGACCCGGCCCAGGCACCGCCCTCGATGAAGACACTGGCCGGCCGCCTGTACTGCAACGCGCCCAACCTCAGCTTCGTCATGAACCAGCTCACCGACCGCGGCCTGGTCGAACGCTCCGCCGACCCCGCCGACCGCCGCTCACGCGTGGTGGCCCTGACGGAGGACGGGCGCCGCGTGCGGGCGGCGGTCATAGAGGCGACGCTGGCGCTGACGCCGTTCGCACGGCTGGGGGACGAGGAGCTGCGCCAGCTGGTGGATCTCCTGGGAAAGGCCCTCGCCCCGGCTGCGGAGGGGGCCTGA